One part of the Sphingobacterium sp. LZ7M1 genome encodes these proteins:
- a CDS encoding PorT family protein: protein MKFRIFSTLIFALGLISFSASAQENNEKEKKDSTGNTHSSSYDFSFTLGKEDKENRDSSKKEIKYPRTYGGLTFTRVDWGFSRLSDDGSFTLSEQNQFLSYKKASNFGFDIAQFGVRFNDNFKVYLSAGFEWNYWRLKQNVLLLENVSPLTYEPLDSDANYSKNVFTSTYLRLPLSFELRSRQLSNGKRVKLAFGAMTGVLLKGTQRLKSDDNGKQKFKDTYNLQTFQYGPFVRIGYDDFGLFAKYYMNNLFEKSPAQEGVKNIAFGLTLGF from the coding sequence ATGAAATTTAGAATTTTTTCAACACTCATCTTTGCATTAGGCTTGATTAGCTTTTCTGCATCTGCCCAAGAAAACAATGAAAAAGAGAAGAAAGACAGTACGGGAAATACCCATAGTAGTAGCTACGATTTCTCTTTTACCCTAGGAAAAGAAGACAAAGAGAATAGGGATTCGAGTAAAAAAGAGATCAAATATCCAAGGACTTATGGTGGATTGACCTTCACCCGAGTTGATTGGGGATTCTCAAGGCTTTCCGATGATGGTAGTTTCACGTTGTCAGAGCAAAACCAATTCTTGAGCTATAAAAAAGCTTCCAACTTTGGGTTTGATATTGCACAATTTGGGGTAAGGTTCAACGATAACTTCAAGGTTTACCTTTCGGCAGGTTTTGAATGGAATTACTGGCGTCTTAAACAGAATGTTCTACTTCTGGAAAACGTTTCACCATTAACCTACGAGCCTTTGGATAGCGATGCAAATTATTCAAAAAATGTTTTTACTTCCACGTATTTGCGCCTTCCACTTTCATTTGAACTGAGAAGTAGACAGCTAAGCAATGGAAAAAGAGTAAAACTTGCGTTCGGGGCGATGACAGGCGTATTATTGAAGGGAACACAACGCTTGAAGAGCGACGACAACGGAAAGCAGAAATTTAAGGATACCTATAACTTGCAGACTTTTCAATATGGCCCATTTGTGCGCATTGGATATGACGATTTTGGCTTGTTTGCCAAGTATTATATGAACAATCTGTTTGAAAAAAGCCCAGCCCAAGAGGGTGTCAAAAACATCGCTTTTGGATTGACTCTAGGTTTTTAA
- a CDS encoding alpha/beta hydrolase, translated as MRKYLILFILSMIAWHTKAQDTGQMRYLYGNEEIPKSKLPVDSLEELDKPKLYVHKANQEKEDLVFLVIPGGGYAGVAINHEGHDVAKRLNDLGYTAYVLFYRLPKVATMEDKRFGPLQDAQYAIAQIRSENPHKKVVVIGFSAGGHLAATLSNLYDRPQTEFLEQANLKPDFSVLCYPVISMDSTITHQGSKNNLIGPEFTAEDVELFSMEKQVDKNNQPTFLMSAKDDKVVPIENSYRYQDSLGMYNIPNPIFTYEEGGHGFGLINKTDNRDWFAAMMEWLLNVSK; from the coding sequence ATGAGAAAATATCTAATCCTATTTATTTTAAGCATGATTGCATGGCATACGAAGGCCCAAGATACGGGGCAAATGAGGTATCTGTATGGGAACGAGGAAATTCCCAAATCTAAATTACCTGTGGATTCCCTCGAAGAATTGGATAAACCGAAATTATATGTCCATAAAGCCAATCAAGAAAAAGAAGATCTAGTGTTCTTGGTGATTCCAGGAGGTGGTTATGCTGGAGTGGCGATCAACCACGAAGGTCATGATGTAGCTAAGAGGCTAAATGACCTAGGCTATACAGCCTACGTGCTTTTTTATAGGCTTCCTAAAGTTGCCACAATGGAGGATAAACGTTTTGGACCGCTTCAAGATGCACAGTATGCCATAGCACAGATCAGATCTGAAAATCCCCATAAAAAAGTAGTAGTTATTGGCTTCTCTGCAGGAGGGCATTTGGCAGCAACTTTATCAAATCTATACGATCGCCCGCAAACTGAGTTTTTGGAGCAGGCAAACCTGAAGCCCGATTTCTCCGTTCTGTGTTACCCCGTTATTTCCATGGATTCTACCATTACCCATCAGGGTTCCAAAAACAACCTGATAGGTCCTGAATTCACAGCAGAAGATGTAGAACTGTTCTCTATGGAAAAACAAGTGGACAAAAACAATCAGCCTACTTTCCTAATGAGTGCCAAAGATGATAAGGTAGTACCGATTGAAAATAGTTATAGGTATCAGGATTCTTTGGGCATGTATAATATTCCGAACCCAATCTTTACCTACGAAGAAGGTGGTCATGGATTTGGCCTGATCAATAAAACGGATAACAGGGATTGGTTTGCTGCTATGATGGAATGGCTGTTGAACGTAAGTAAATAA
- a CDS encoding ABC transporter ATP-binding protein, with protein MAQQSNSCQYIFSDVQKPNLPLIHGENVSAVFEGNLIVTAVSQVNFGIEEGKITAIIGESGSGKSTLLKLIYGLLEPNTGEIRYRGWLVPTRKDKLIPGHDAMKLVSQGFDDLNLYAKVWDNVASQLSNTNLELKARRTQEVLEQLRIDHLAQKRVADLSGGEKQRVAISRALINDPEVLLMDEPFNQVDAAFRDELQQDIQNIVKNTGLTVILVSHDPAEVLAMADYLLVMKAGEIADYGNPKELYATPNTPYTARLLAKSNVLTVAAAKNLDIETNSLISILQENVSYEINADGKFWIKDIKFRGFYNELVLGNNELTLHMVQFPKVEIKKNTRINILVSTYHQFQ; from the coding sequence ATGGCTCAACAATCTAACTCTTGTCAATATATTTTTTCTGATGTTCAAAAACCTAATCTTCCCTTAATTCATGGGGAGAATGTTTCTGCTGTTTTTGAAGGAAACCTTATCGTTACTGCGGTAAGTCAGGTGAATTTTGGCATTGAAGAGGGCAAGATCACAGCCATCATCGGCGAGTCAGGAAGTGGAAAAAGCACCTTGCTAAAGTTGATCTATGGACTATTGGAACCTAATACCGGCGAAATAAGGTATAGAGGTTGGTTGGTGCCAACCCGAAAAGACAAATTGATTCCGGGACATGATGCCATGAAATTGGTTTCTCAGGGATTTGATGATCTAAACCTTTATGCCAAGGTATGGGATAATGTAGCCTCCCAACTCTCCAATACCAACCTAGAGCTGAAGGCAAGAAGGACACAAGAGGTTTTGGAACAATTGCGCATTGATCATCTTGCGCAAAAAAGGGTTGCCGATCTCAGTGGAGGTGAAAAGCAGCGCGTTGCTATTTCCAGGGCATTGATCAATGATCCTGAGGTTCTATTAATGGATGAACCCTTTAACCAAGTGGATGCTGCATTCAGGGATGAACTGCAACAGGATATACAGAACATTGTCAAGAACACTGGATTGACCGTCATTCTGGTTTCGCATGATCCAGCAGAGGTATTGGCCATGGCAGACTATCTCTTGGTGATGAAAGCAGGAGAAATAGCGGACTATGGAAATCCAAAAGAATTGTATGCTACTCCGAATACGCCATATACAGCTAGATTATTGGCAAAAAGCAATGTATTGACCGTTGCTGCAGCCAAAAACCTAGATATTGAAACCAATTCCTTGATCTCAATCCTTCAGGAAAACGTCAGCTATGAAATCAATGCGGACGGAAAGTTCTGGATCAAGGATATTAAATTTAGAGGTTTCTATAATGAGTTGGTCCTTGGAAATAATGAGTTGACCCTACATATGGTACAGTTTCCAAAGGTAGAGATCAAAAAAAATACGAGAATCAATATCCTCGTATCAACATATCATCAGTTTCAATAG